In a genomic window of Bradyrhizobium sp. LLZ17:
- a CDS encoding acyl carrier protein, whose translation MSDIGERVKKIVVEHLGVEPEKVVDAASFIDDLGADSLDTVELVMAFEEEFGCEIPDDAAETILTVGDATKFLEKNAKS comes from the coding sequence ATGAGTGACATTGGCGAACGGGTTAAGAAGATCGTGGTCGAACACCTTGGTGTTGAACCCGAGAAGGTTGTCGACGCAGCGAGCTTCATCGATGACCTCGGCGCCGACAGTCTGGACACCGTCGAACTGGTGATGGCGTTCGAAGAAGAATTCGGGTGCGAGATTCCGGACGATGCCGCGGAGACGATTCTCACCGTCGGCGATGCCACCAAGTTTCTCGAGAAGAACGCGAAGAGCTAA
- the fabG gene encoding 3-oxoacyl-[acyl-carrier-protein] reductase, whose translation MFDLTGRKALVTGATGGIGGAIAQALHAQGATVAISGTRKEVLDGLAGKLGERALVLPCNLSKADEVEALVPAAEKAMGQVDILIANAGITRDNLFVQLRDEDWDEVINVNLTSTFRLARAATKLMMRKRFGRIVAITSVVGVTGNPGQGNYTASKAGLIGMIKTVGAEYAKRGVTANCIAPGFIKTPMTDALNDKQRETILTKVPAARLGTPEDIAAAAVYLSSNEAAYVTGQTIHVNGGMAMI comes from the coding sequence ATGTTCGATCTGACTGGCAGGAAGGCGCTCGTCACGGGTGCGACCGGTGGCATCGGCGGCGCGATTGCGCAGGCCCTGCATGCGCAGGGAGCCACGGTTGCGATTTCGGGAACGCGGAAAGAAGTGCTGGACGGGCTGGCCGGCAAGCTCGGCGAGCGCGCCCTTGTGCTGCCTTGCAATCTCTCCAAGGCCGACGAGGTCGAGGCGCTGGTGCCCGCCGCCGAAAAGGCCATGGGGCAGGTCGACATCCTCATCGCCAATGCCGGCATCACGCGCGACAATCTTTTCGTCCAGCTTCGCGATGAAGATTGGGACGAGGTCATCAACGTCAACCTGACGTCGACCTTCCGGCTTGCGCGCGCCGCCACCAAATTGATGATGCGCAAGCGCTTCGGCCGCATCGTCGCCATCACCTCGGTGGTCGGCGTCACCGGCAATCCCGGGCAGGGCAATTACACGGCGTCCAAAGCCGGCCTGATCGGCATGATCAAGACGGTGGGCGCCGAATATGCCAAGCGCGGCGTGACTGCGAACTGCATCGCGCCCGGCTTCATCAAGACGCCGATGACGGATGCGCTCAATGACAAGCAGCGCGAAACGATTCTGACCAAGGTTCCGGCGGCTCGTCTGGGGACGCCCGAGGACATCGCGGCCGCCGCCGTCTACCTCAGTTCGAATGAAGCTGCCTACGTCACCGGGCAAACGATCCACGTCAATGGCGGCATGGCCATGATCTGA